Proteins found in one Pontibacter sp. SGAir0037 genomic segment:
- a CDS encoding OsmC family protein, with protein MATIHSTYKGDLRTTAQHLASGNSIITDAPLDNNGKGEAFSPTDLVSAALGSCMMTIMGIVANRNNIHIEGMEIDITKIMATEPRRISEIILQFKMPAITYSDKEKAMLENAARTCPVALSLHPDIKQTISFQYA; from the coding sequence ATGGCAACCATACATAGCACTTACAAAGGAGATCTGCGCACTACAGCGCAACACTTGGCATCAGGCAACTCTATCATCACCGATGCACCACTAGACAATAATGGCAAAGGGGAAGCTTTTTCTCCCACCGACCTTGTTAGTGCCGCACTTGGCAGCTGCATGATGACCATTATGGGCATCGTGGCTAACCGCAATAACATACATATAGAGGGCATGGAAATCGACATAACCAAAATAATGGCAACTGAGCCACGCCGTATATCGGAAATCATCCTGCAATTTAAGATGCCAGCCATCACCTATTCTGATAAAGAAAAAGCTATGCTGGAAAATGCAGCCCGTACCTGCCCGGTAGCTTTAAGCTTACACCCTGACATTAAGCAAACTATAAGCTTCCAATATGCTTAA
- the ytxJ gene encoding bacillithiol system redox-active protein YtxJ translates to MNWLPIKNKEQLDAALEESAGTPVVIFKHSTSCSISATVKSRLERQWDSAGLDDVKPYYLDLLSYRPVSNEIAEVLQVRHESPQLLLVQDGVCTYNASHMGISADALKKKLNA, encoded by the coding sequence ATGAACTGGTTACCAATAAAAAATAAAGAGCAACTGGATGCAGCATTAGAAGAGTCGGCAGGCACTCCGGTAGTTATATTTAAACACAGTACCTCTTGCTCCATTAGTGCAACAGTAAAGAGCAGGTTAGAGCGCCAATGGGATAGTGCCGGCCTCGACGATGTAAAGCCGTATTACCTGGATCTGCTTAGCTACCGCCCTGTGTCTAACGAGATAGCAGAGGTGTTGCAGGTGAGGCACGAGTCTCCTCAGTTATTGCTGGTACAGGATGGGGTATGTACTTACAATGCCTCGCATATGGGAATCAGTGCCGATGCACTGAAAAAGAAATTAAATGCCTAA
- a CDS encoding thiamine pyrophosphate-dependent enzyme, with amino-acid sequence MNFNRKEYTDDELVALYRAILTPRMIEERMLVLLRQGKVSKWFSGIGQEAISVGSAMALEADEYILPLHRNLGVFTSRNVPLGRLFAQFQGKKTGFTKGRDRSFHFGSNEHHIVGMISHLGPQLAVADGIALADLLEKKERVTLVFSGDGGASEGDFHEALNVAAVWKLPVIFMIENNGYGLSTPNNEQFNCKHFIDKGPAYGIDALQIDGNNVLEVYDTVRQAAYSIRKNPRPLLIEAITFRMRGHEEASGTKYVPEELFEKWAKKDPVETFEKYLLDELVLTPKVMESIKEEIRNEIEEGLQEAFATPMPEANREEELADMYQPFDQQAISPASAGRTEKRYVDAISDALRQSMERFPELVLMGQDIAEYGGVFKVTEGFVDAFGKERVRNTPLCESAILGIGLGMSVRRKKSMVEMQFADFVSSGFSQIVNNLAKSHYRWGQHADVVVRMPTGAGMAAGPFHSQSNEAWFFHTPGLKIVYPSSPYDAKGLLNAALEDPNPIMFFEHKGLYRSISQEIPDDYYTIEIGKASTVAEGNDLSIITYGMGVHWAKQLQQEMPEVSFHILDLRSLLPWDKDAVRQAVARTGRVMVLHEDTLTGGIGAEIAAWIGEHCFELLDGPVTRVASLDTAVPFSPPLEQEFLPKTRLREKIGTIMAF; translated from the coding sequence ATGAATTTTAACCGAAAAGAATATACCGACGATGAATTAGTTGCACTTTACCGGGCTATTCTGACGCCTCGCATGATAGAGGAGCGAATGCTGGTACTGCTGCGACAGGGGAAAGTGAGCAAGTGGTTTTCTGGTATAGGGCAAGAGGCTATCTCTGTAGGTTCTGCCATGGCATTGGAGGCAGACGAATACATTCTGCCGTTGCATCGCAACTTGGGAGTGTTTACGAGCCGAAATGTACCTTTGGGCAGGCTGTTCGCACAGTTTCAGGGTAAGAAGACAGGCTTTACCAAAGGGAGGGACCGTTCTTTCCACTTCGGGTCGAATGAGCACCATATTGTAGGTATGATCTCACACCTGGGGCCGCAGCTGGCGGTGGCAGATGGTATTGCTCTGGCTGATCTGCTGGAGAAAAAGGAACGGGTAACACTGGTTTTCAGTGGTGATGGCGGTGCCAGCGAGGGTGATTTTCATGAAGCCCTGAATGTAGCAGCTGTGTGGAAGTTGCCCGTTATTTTTATGATTGAAAACAATGGCTATGGTCTTTCCACGCCTAATAATGAACAGTTTAACTGCAAACATTTTATAGATAAAGGACCTGCTTACGGCATAGATGCACTGCAGATAGACGGCAATAATGTGCTGGAGGTATACGACACTGTACGGCAGGCTGCTTATAGTATCCGTAAGAACCCGCGCCCTTTGCTGATAGAAGCTATTACCTTTAGAATGCGTGGCCATGAGGAGGCAAGCGGCACCAAATATGTGCCGGAAGAACTCTTTGAGAAGTGGGCTAAAAAAGACCCTGTAGAAACGTTTGAGAAGTACCTGCTCGACGAACTGGTGCTGACGCCAAAGGTGATGGAAAGCATTAAAGAAGAGATCAGAAATGAAATAGAGGAAGGTTTACAGGAAGCTTTTGCCACACCTATGCCAGAAGCAAATCGTGAGGAAGAACTGGCAGATATGTACCAGCCGTTCGACCAGCAGGCAATTTCTCCGGCTTCTGCCGGCAGAACAGAAAAACGCTATGTAGATGCTATCTCCGATGCACTTCGGCAGAGTATGGAGCGCTTTCCGGAGCTGGTACTGATGGGGCAGGATATTGCCGAGTATGGCGGTGTGTTTAAAGTAACAGAGGGTTTTGTAGATGCTTTCGGAAAAGAGCGGGTGCGAAATACACCGCTCTGCGAATCGGCTATACTGGGTATTGGCCTGGGAATGTCGGTGCGCCGGAAGAAAAGTATGGTGGAGATGCAGTTTGCCGATTTTGTGAGCAGCGGGTTCAGCCAGATTGTAAATAACCTGGCCAAGAGCCATTACCGTTGGGGGCAGCACGCCGATGTAGTGGTGCGCATGCCAACAGGCGCTGGCATGGCGGCGGGGCCTTTCCATTCTCAGAGCAACGAAGCCTGGTTTTTTCATACACCGGGCCTTAAAATAGTTTACCCTTCCTCGCCTTACGATGCCAAAGGTTTATTAAACGCAGCCCTCGAAGATCCGAACCCAATTATGTTCTTCGAGCACAAAGGGCTGTATCGTTCCATTTCTCAGGAAATACCCGACGATTACTATACCATAGAGATAGGTAAGGCCAGCACTGTAGCCGAGGGAAATGATCTATCTATTATTACCTATGGCATGGGCGTGCATTGGGCAAAACAGCTTCAGCAGGAAATGCCGGAAGTGAGCTTTCATATTCTGGACTTGCGTTCGCTGCTGCCTTGGGATAAAGACGCTGTGCGGCAGGCCGTAGCCAGAACCGGGCGTGTTATGGTGCTGCACGAAGATACGCTAACCGGGGGCATAGGAGCTGAAATAGCTGCCTGGATTGGGGAGCATTGTTTTGAATTACTGGATGGGCCTGTTACACGGGTAGCCAGCCTGGATACTGCTGTTCCTTTTTCTCCGCCGCTGGAGCAGGAGTTTTTGCCTAAAACACGCCTACGCGAGAAAATCGGGACTATTATGGCTTTTTAA
- a CDS encoding pitrilysin family protein, producing the protein MIQFKEFTLDNGLQVIVHEDHTTPMAVLNILYNVGSRDEEEEHTGFAHLFEHLMFSGSKNIPVYDEPLQRVGGENNAFTSPDITNYYLSLPAQNIETGFWLESDRMLELAFSENGLEVQRKVVVEEFKQNYLNQPYGDVWLKLRPLAYEQHPYKWATIGKEIAHIENATMDIVKAFFKKHYSPSNAILVVAGNVTFERAKELAEKWFGPIPAGTKYERSIPREPEQQGPRVLETSADVPLSAIYKAYHMPARTHEDYHAVDLISDILGRGKSSRLYERLVKDQKLFNSISASVSGSIEEGLLIIQGKLNEGVDLHEANAAIEAITQELMENLVEEEELNKVKNQAETTIVFSEIELLNRAMNLAYSKLLGDANLINQEGEKVQAITPDDILRCARKVLSPNNCSTLLYKAEKKEEPVAV; encoded by the coding sequence ATGATACAGTTTAAAGAATTTACCCTTGATAATGGCCTGCAGGTGATTGTACACGAAGATCATACAACACCAATGGCAGTTCTTAATATTTTATATAATGTTGGATCGCGCGATGAGGAGGAGGAGCATACGGGCTTTGCTCACCTTTTTGAACACCTGATGTTTAGCGGCTCTAAAAACATACCGGTATATGATGAGCCTCTGCAACGGGTAGGAGGGGAGAACAATGCCTTTACCAGCCCCGACATTACCAACTATTATCTTTCTTTACCCGCTCAGAATATAGAAACCGGCTTTTGGCTGGAGTCGGACCGCATGCTGGAGCTTGCCTTTAGCGAAAATGGCTTGGAAGTGCAGCGCAAGGTGGTGGTAGAGGAGTTTAAACAAAACTACCTGAACCAGCCTTATGGTGATGTATGGTTAAAACTACGTCCGCTCGCTTACGAGCAGCACCCGTACAAATGGGCTACTATAGGTAAGGAGATAGCGCACATCGAAAATGCGACCATGGACATTGTAAAGGCTTTCTTCAAGAAGCATTATTCTCCAAGCAATGCCATACTGGTAGTAGCAGGCAACGTGACATTTGAACGGGCAAAAGAGCTGGCCGAGAAATGGTTCGGTCCTATACCTGCAGGCACGAAGTATGAGCGCAGCATTCCGCGCGAGCCGGAACAGCAGGGCCCGCGTGTGCTGGAAACCAGTGCCGATGTGCCTTTAAGTGCGATTTACAAAGCTTACCACATGCCTGCACGCACACATGAAGACTACCATGCCGTAGACTTGATTAGCGACATATTAGGCCGCGGAAAATCCAGCCGGTTGTACGAACGTTTAGTAAAGGACCAGAAGCTATTTAACTCTATTTCTGCCTCTGTTTCAGGCTCTATAGAAGAAGGTTTGCTTATTATACAGGGAAAGCTGAACGAGGGCGTAGACCTGCATGAGGCCAATGCCGCTATAGAGGCTATTACACAGGAACTGATGGAGAACCTGGTAGAAGAGGAAGAGTTGAACAAAGTGAAAAACCAGGCAGAAACAACTATAGTATTTTCTGAAATTGAACTCCTGAACCGTGCCATGAACCTGGCTTACAGCAAGCTGCTTGGTGATGCAAACCTCATTAACCAGGAGGGGGAGAAGGTACAGGCTATTACACCGGACGACATACTGCGCTGCGCTAGAAAGGTATTAAGCCCGAACAACTGCTCCACCCTCCTTTATAAAGCTGAAAAAAAAGAGGAGCCTGTAGCGGTATAG
- a CDS encoding MarR family winged helix-turn-helix transcriptional regulator: protein MRIEDEIQQKDFGDDYRRLLVNLLFTNNWLNQQLMPFFRKLGLTLQQHNVMGILKGQHPKPVCFGEIQSRMVDRNSNVTRLIDKLIEKGYVTRDICQANRRMIEVRLTPTGLDKLQQVNDALPSLYRQLHNLNQEEAVLASNLLDKLRG from the coding sequence ATGCGCATAGAGGACGAAATACAACAAAAAGACTTTGGGGATGATTATCGTCGTCTGCTTGTAAACCTGTTGTTCACTAATAACTGGCTGAACCAGCAACTCATGCCCTTTTTCAGAAAGCTGGGGCTTACGCTGCAACAGCATAATGTTATGGGTATTCTGAAGGGGCAGCACCCGAAGCCGGTTTGCTTTGGCGAAATTCAGAGCCGCATGGTAGATCGTAATTCTAATGTAACACGCTTAATCGACAAACTTATAGAAAAAGGCTATGTTACCCGCGATATCTGCCAGGCAAACCGCCGTATGATTGAGGTGCGCCTTACCCCAACAGGTTTAGATAAACTACAGCAGGTAAACGATGCTCTTCCTTCGCTTTACAGGCAACTGCATAACCTGAACCAGGAAGAAGCAGTACTGGCAAGTAACTTACTGGATAAGCTGCGCGGTTAG